Proteins encoded in a region of the Amyelois transitella isolate CPQ chromosome 9, ilAmyTran1.1, whole genome shotgun sequence genome:
- the LOC106136892 gene encoding zinc finger protein 1 isoform X2 yields MKVHSSLMGVGGWYERLAAGWLPDMRSKQVPTSTTSARRLAALIRPLAGGGAESKPSEEEEDRGGSPLGPGGPFSCSQCRGAYPTREQLERHETLHSPNTQSCKICHKSFANVYRLQRHMISHDESALLRKFKCNDCDKAFKFKHHLKEHLRIHSGEKPFECANCGKKFSHSGSYSSHMTSKKCLVMNLKMGRIKPNNPALNPERSPSHRKRANAMVASQLNNNISPNSNSYLPILPKYNEAAAAAFFASMSSQDNNFHRPPLGQPGINPFYMPPGMPMSPASGITPYSFPASLSQLFEQIASSQYQQRKIENSLTPKHMSSPTNPEYLIEEVTEEDDKRSEGSAELVMDIEEDEAMNIKKEQEDRESDLKSPSHNYDSVPSHNSSHHNNHGFNTILESVNASVTKHFFTSNMEKLSPVSGNICPSIESPQTPHIKEEPDDNFRCLKCNELFNNKSDLLDHEKVVCGNIFRKHEGLAAQVAETVALNRLEAEARASIQSGVSASEDEDFSREDRDDKISIHDNDRKIRVRTALSEEQQAVLKEHYAVNPRPNREEFKKIAQQIGLDNRVVQVWFQNNRARVRRMTQTMAASDQPLDLSTKKSTQSVTSSPTPSPPCSISVTHSDSEEAVNLSQKSSRSTTPHHANFLPTYPHSNCSSSSLTDFRLSPSPGEPINGHKRLLPQKMSINPLMPMDKLLQFNDMARSPLLNMSMASDINRQTTSPSYERPLWGDDRQTPNEFDDEATVLKKGKQKPGADYKEGEGQFVCDQCDKTFVKQSSLARHKYEHSGQRPYKCVECPKAFKHKHHLTEHKRLHTGEKPFQCCKCFKKFSHSGSYSQHMNHRFAICKPYRD; encoded by the exons TCCGCCCGCTGGCGGGGGGAGGCGCGGAAAGCAAGCCGTCTGAGGAGGAGGAAGACCGCGGGGGCTCCCCTCTAGGCCCCGGCGGGCCCTTCAGCTGCAGCCAGTGCCGCGGAGCCTACCCCACCAGGGAACAGCTCGAGAGACATGAGACACTGCACTCGCCCAACACACAG TCATGCAAAATCTGCCACAAGAGCTTCGCGAATGTGTACCGGCTGCAACGGCACATGATCAGCCACGACGAAAGTGCTCTGTTACGCAAATTCAAATGCAACGATTGCGATAAAGCCTTCAAGTTTAAACACCACTTGAAGGAACATCTACGTATCCACAGCGGTGAGAAACCATTCGAGTGTGCCAATTGTGGAAAGAAATTCTCACACTCCGGTTCCTATTCTAGCCACATGACATCCAAGAAATGTCTCGTAATGAATCTCAAGATGGGCAGAATAAAACCAAACAACCCCGCTCTAAATCCAGAGCGGAGTCCATCTCATCGAAAACGAGCTAACGCCATGGTAGCTTCTCAACTTAACAATAACATTTCCCCAAACAGTAATTCCTATTTACCCATCCTCCCAAAGTACAACGAAGCTGCTGCCGCAGCCTTTTTTGCTTCTATGTCGTCTCAAGACAATAACTTTCATAGACCTCCCCTCGGACAGCCTGGAATCAATCCCTTCTACATGCCACCTGGCATGCCCATGAGCCCTGCGAGTGGCATAACTCCTTACAGCTTTCCAGCTTCTCTTAGTCAACTCTTTGAGCAAATAGCTTCATCACAGTATCAACAACGAAAAATAGAGAACTCTTTGACTCCAAAGCATATGAGCTCACCTACCAACCCTGAATATTTAATAGAAGAGGTGACAGAAGAAGACGACAAACGATCGGAGGGAAGCGCAGAACTCGTAATGGACATAGAAGAGGATGAAGctatgaacataaaaaaagaacaagaaGATCGGGAAAGCGATCTCAAATCGCCCTCTCATAATTATGATTCCGTCCCTTCGCATAACAGTAGCCATCATAATAATCACGGATTTAATACCATTTTAGAGTCTGTTAATGCATCTGTGACTAAACATTTCTTTACATCGAATATGGAAAAGCTTTCACCCGTTTCGGGCAATATTTGTCCCAGTATAGAGTCGCCACAAACACCACATATTAAAGAAGAACCTGATGATAATTTTAGGTGCTTAAAATGTAATGAACTTTTCAACAATAAAAGTGACCTTTTAGACCATGAGAAAGTAGTTTGTGGTAATATTTTCAGAAAACATGAAGGTTTGGCAGCTCAGGTAGCTGAAACAGTAGCTTTGAATCGACTGGAAGCGGAAGCCCGAGCTTCCATTCAGAGTGGAGTTAGCGCCAGTGAGGACGAAGACTTCTCGAGGGAAGACAGAGATGATAAAATTTCTATTCACGATAACGATAGAAAAATTAGAGTGCGTACAGCGTTGAGCGAGGAACAGCAAGCGGTTTTAAAAGAACACTATGCTGTCAACCCGCGACCTAACCGCGAGGAGTTTAAAAAGATTGCCCAACAAATTGGCTTGGACAATAGAGTTGTACAAgtttggtttcaaaataaccgAGCAAGAGTACGAAGAATGACCCAAACAATGGCCGCATCAGACCAACCTCTCgatttatctacaaaaaaatctaCCCAATCGGTAACTTCTAGTCCCACCCCTTCACCACCGTGTAGCATTTCTGTAACACATTCCGATTCCGAGGAGGCGGTGAACCTGAGTCAGAAATCATCACGTAGCACGACGCCGCATCACGCCAATTTTTTGCCCACGTATCCACATTCCAACTGTTCGTCATCTTCCCTCACCGATTTCAGATTATCTCCTTCCCCTGGCGAACCTATAAATGGACATAAAAGATTGTTGCCACAAAAAATGTCCATCAATCCTTTGATGCCGATGGATAAGCTTCTGCAATTTAACGATATGGCTCGATCTCCTCTGCTAAACATGTCGATGGCGTCGGATATTAACCGCCAGACGACTAGTCCCTCATACGAGCGTCCTCTGTGGGGAGATGACAGACAAACACCGAACGAATTCGATGACGAAGCAACAGTACTTAAAAAGGGGAAACAGAAGCCGGGCGCAGATTACAAAGAAGGAGAAGGGCAGTTTGTATGTGACCAGTGTGACAAGACCTTTGTGAAGCAAAGCTCTCTTGCGAGGCATAAATATGAACATTCAg GTCAACGCCCATACAAATGCGTGGAGTGCCCAAAGGCGTTCAAACACAAACACCATCTAACGGAACACAAGCGGCTTCACACAGGGGAAAAGCCATTCCAGTGCTGCAAGTGCTTCAAGAAGTTCTCTCACTCAGGCTCATACAGCCAGCACATGAACCATCGCTTTGCGATATGTAAGCCCTACAGAGACTAG
- the LOC106136892 gene encoding zinc finger protein 1 isoform X3 encodes MVARTDESMFGCYGDSYSYRLWSLANVWGACRFRPLAGGGAESKPSEEEEDRGGSPLGPGGPFSCSQCRGAYPTREQLERHETLHSPNTQVDTVKYSCKICHKSFANVYRLQRHMISHDESALLRKFKCNDCDKAFKFKHHLKEHLRIHSGEKPFECANCGKKFSHSGSYSSHMTSKKCLVMNLKMGRIKPNNPALNPERSPSHRKRANAMVASQLNNNISPNSNSYLPILPKYNEAAAAAFFASMSSQDNNFHRPPLGQPGINPFYMPPGMPMSPASGITPYSFPASLSQLFEQIASSQYQQRKIENSLTPKHMSSPTNPEYLIEEVTEEDDKRSEGSAELVMDIEEDEAMNIKKEQEDRESDLKSPSHNYDSVPSHNSSHHNNHGFNTILESVNASVTKHFFTSNMEKLSPVSGNICPSIESPQTPHIKEEPDDNFRCLKCNELFNNKSDLLDHEKVVCGNIFRKHEGLAAQVAETVALNRLEAEARASIQSGVSASEDEDFSREDRDDKISIHDNDRKIRVRTALSEEQQAVLKEHYAVNPRPNREEFKKIAQQIGLDNRVVQVWFQNNRARVRRMTQTMAASDQPLDLSTKKSTQSVTSSPTPSPPCSISVTHSDSEEAVNLSQKSSRSTTPHHANFLPTYPHSNCSSSSLTDFRLSPSPGEPINGHKRLLPQKMSINPLMPMDKLLQFNDMARSPLLNMSMASDINRQTTSPSYERPLWGDDRQTPNEFDDEATVLKKGKQKPGADYKEGEGQFVCDQCDKTFVKQSSLARHKYEHSGQRPYKCVECPKAFKHKHHLTEHKRLHTGEKPFQCCKCFKKFSHSGSYSQHMNHRFAICKPYRD; translated from the exons TCCGCCCGCTGGCGGGGGGAGGCGCGGAAAGCAAGCCGTCTGAGGAGGAGGAAGACCGCGGGGGCTCCCCTCTAGGCCCCGGCGGGCCCTTCAGCTGCAGCCAGTGCCGCGGAGCCTACCCCACCAGGGAACAGCTCGAGAGACATGAGACACTGCACTCGCCCAACACACAGGTGGATACCGTCAAATAT TCATGCAAAATCTGCCACAAGAGCTTCGCGAATGTGTACCGGCTGCAACGGCACATGATCAGCCACGACGAAAGTGCTCTGTTACGCAAATTCAAATGCAACGATTGCGATAAAGCCTTCAAGTTTAAACACCACTTGAAGGAACATCTACGTATCCACAGCGGTGAGAAACCATTCGAGTGTGCCAATTGTGGAAAGAAATTCTCACACTCCGGTTCCTATTCTAGCCACATGACATCCAAGAAATGTCTCGTAATGAATCTCAAGATGGGCAGAATAAAACCAAACAACCCCGCTCTAAATCCAGAGCGGAGTCCATCTCATCGAAAACGAGCTAACGCCATGGTAGCTTCTCAACTTAACAATAACATTTCCCCAAACAGTAATTCCTATTTACCCATCCTCCCAAAGTACAACGAAGCTGCTGCCGCAGCCTTTTTTGCTTCTATGTCGTCTCAAGACAATAACTTTCATAGACCTCCCCTCGGACAGCCTGGAATCAATCCCTTCTACATGCCACCTGGCATGCCCATGAGCCCTGCGAGTGGCATAACTCCTTACAGCTTTCCAGCTTCTCTTAGTCAACTCTTTGAGCAAATAGCTTCATCACAGTATCAACAACGAAAAATAGAGAACTCTTTGACTCCAAAGCATATGAGCTCACCTACCAACCCTGAATATTTAATAGAAGAGGTGACAGAAGAAGACGACAAACGATCGGAGGGAAGCGCAGAACTCGTAATGGACATAGAAGAGGATGAAGctatgaacataaaaaaagaacaagaaGATCGGGAAAGCGATCTCAAATCGCCCTCTCATAATTATGATTCCGTCCCTTCGCATAACAGTAGCCATCATAATAATCACGGATTTAATACCATTTTAGAGTCTGTTAATGCATCTGTGACTAAACATTTCTTTACATCGAATATGGAAAAGCTTTCACCCGTTTCGGGCAATATTTGTCCCAGTATAGAGTCGCCACAAACACCACATATTAAAGAAGAACCTGATGATAATTTTAGGTGCTTAAAATGTAATGAACTTTTCAACAATAAAAGTGACCTTTTAGACCATGAGAAAGTAGTTTGTGGTAATATTTTCAGAAAACATGAAGGTTTGGCAGCTCAGGTAGCTGAAACAGTAGCTTTGAATCGACTGGAAGCGGAAGCCCGAGCTTCCATTCAGAGTGGAGTTAGCGCCAGTGAGGACGAAGACTTCTCGAGGGAAGACAGAGATGATAAAATTTCTATTCACGATAACGATAGAAAAATTAGAGTGCGTACAGCGTTGAGCGAGGAACAGCAAGCGGTTTTAAAAGAACACTATGCTGTCAACCCGCGACCTAACCGCGAGGAGTTTAAAAAGATTGCCCAACAAATTGGCTTGGACAATAGAGTTGTACAAgtttggtttcaaaataaccgAGCAAGAGTACGAAGAATGACCCAAACAATGGCCGCATCAGACCAACCTCTCgatttatctacaaaaaaatctaCCCAATCGGTAACTTCTAGTCCCACCCCTTCACCACCGTGTAGCATTTCTGTAACACATTCCGATTCCGAGGAGGCGGTGAACCTGAGTCAGAAATCATCACGTAGCACGACGCCGCATCACGCCAATTTTTTGCCCACGTATCCACATTCCAACTGTTCGTCATCTTCCCTCACCGATTTCAGATTATCTCCTTCCCCTGGCGAACCTATAAATGGACATAAAAGATTGTTGCCACAAAAAATGTCCATCAATCCTTTGATGCCGATGGATAAGCTTCTGCAATTTAACGATATGGCTCGATCTCCTCTGCTAAACATGTCGATGGCGTCGGATATTAACCGCCAGACGACTAGTCCCTCATACGAGCGTCCTCTGTGGGGAGATGACAGACAAACACCGAACGAATTCGATGACGAAGCAACAGTACTTAAAAAGGGGAAACAGAAGCCGGGCGCAGATTACAAAGAAGGAGAAGGGCAGTTTGTATGTGACCAGTGTGACAAGACCTTTGTGAAGCAAAGCTCTCTTGCGAGGCATAAATATGAACATTCAg GTCAACGCCCATACAAATGCGTGGAGTGCCCAAAGGCGTTCAAACACAAACACCATCTAACGGAACACAAGCGGCTTCACACAGGGGAAAAGCCATTCCAGTGCTGCAAGTGCTTCAAGAAGTTCTCTCACTCAGGCTCATACAGCCAGCACATGAACCATCGCTTTGCGATATGTAAGCCCTACAGAGACTAG
- the LOC106136892 gene encoding zinc finger protein 1 isoform X1, translating to MKVHSSLMGVGGWYERLAAGWLPDMRSKQVPTSTTSARRLAALIRPLAGGGAESKPSEEEEDRGGSPLGPGGPFSCSQCRGAYPTREQLERHETLHSPNTQVDTVKYSCKICHKSFANVYRLQRHMISHDESALLRKFKCNDCDKAFKFKHHLKEHLRIHSGEKPFECANCGKKFSHSGSYSSHMTSKKCLVMNLKMGRIKPNNPALNPERSPSHRKRANAMVASQLNNNISPNSNSYLPILPKYNEAAAAAFFASMSSQDNNFHRPPLGQPGINPFYMPPGMPMSPASGITPYSFPASLSQLFEQIASSQYQQRKIENSLTPKHMSSPTNPEYLIEEVTEEDDKRSEGSAELVMDIEEDEAMNIKKEQEDRESDLKSPSHNYDSVPSHNSSHHNNHGFNTILESVNASVTKHFFTSNMEKLSPVSGNICPSIESPQTPHIKEEPDDNFRCLKCNELFNNKSDLLDHEKVVCGNIFRKHEGLAAQVAETVALNRLEAEARASIQSGVSASEDEDFSREDRDDKISIHDNDRKIRVRTALSEEQQAVLKEHYAVNPRPNREEFKKIAQQIGLDNRVVQVWFQNNRARVRRMTQTMAASDQPLDLSTKKSTQSVTSSPTPSPPCSISVTHSDSEEAVNLSQKSSRSTTPHHANFLPTYPHSNCSSSSLTDFRLSPSPGEPINGHKRLLPQKMSINPLMPMDKLLQFNDMARSPLLNMSMASDINRQTTSPSYERPLWGDDRQTPNEFDDEATVLKKGKQKPGADYKEGEGQFVCDQCDKTFVKQSSLARHKYEHSGQRPYKCVECPKAFKHKHHLTEHKRLHTGEKPFQCCKCFKKFSHSGSYSQHMNHRFAICKPYRD from the exons TCCGCCCGCTGGCGGGGGGAGGCGCGGAAAGCAAGCCGTCTGAGGAGGAGGAAGACCGCGGGGGCTCCCCTCTAGGCCCCGGCGGGCCCTTCAGCTGCAGCCAGTGCCGCGGAGCCTACCCCACCAGGGAACAGCTCGAGAGACATGAGACACTGCACTCGCCCAACACACAGGTGGATACCGTCAAATAT TCATGCAAAATCTGCCACAAGAGCTTCGCGAATGTGTACCGGCTGCAACGGCACATGATCAGCCACGACGAAAGTGCTCTGTTACGCAAATTCAAATGCAACGATTGCGATAAAGCCTTCAAGTTTAAACACCACTTGAAGGAACATCTACGTATCCACAGCGGTGAGAAACCATTCGAGTGTGCCAATTGTGGAAAGAAATTCTCACACTCCGGTTCCTATTCTAGCCACATGACATCCAAGAAATGTCTCGTAATGAATCTCAAGATGGGCAGAATAAAACCAAACAACCCCGCTCTAAATCCAGAGCGGAGTCCATCTCATCGAAAACGAGCTAACGCCATGGTAGCTTCTCAACTTAACAATAACATTTCCCCAAACAGTAATTCCTATTTACCCATCCTCCCAAAGTACAACGAAGCTGCTGCCGCAGCCTTTTTTGCTTCTATGTCGTCTCAAGACAATAACTTTCATAGACCTCCCCTCGGACAGCCTGGAATCAATCCCTTCTACATGCCACCTGGCATGCCCATGAGCCCTGCGAGTGGCATAACTCCTTACAGCTTTCCAGCTTCTCTTAGTCAACTCTTTGAGCAAATAGCTTCATCACAGTATCAACAACGAAAAATAGAGAACTCTTTGACTCCAAAGCATATGAGCTCACCTACCAACCCTGAATATTTAATAGAAGAGGTGACAGAAGAAGACGACAAACGATCGGAGGGAAGCGCAGAACTCGTAATGGACATAGAAGAGGATGAAGctatgaacataaaaaaagaacaagaaGATCGGGAAAGCGATCTCAAATCGCCCTCTCATAATTATGATTCCGTCCCTTCGCATAACAGTAGCCATCATAATAATCACGGATTTAATACCATTTTAGAGTCTGTTAATGCATCTGTGACTAAACATTTCTTTACATCGAATATGGAAAAGCTTTCACCCGTTTCGGGCAATATTTGTCCCAGTATAGAGTCGCCACAAACACCACATATTAAAGAAGAACCTGATGATAATTTTAGGTGCTTAAAATGTAATGAACTTTTCAACAATAAAAGTGACCTTTTAGACCATGAGAAAGTAGTTTGTGGTAATATTTTCAGAAAACATGAAGGTTTGGCAGCTCAGGTAGCTGAAACAGTAGCTTTGAATCGACTGGAAGCGGAAGCCCGAGCTTCCATTCAGAGTGGAGTTAGCGCCAGTGAGGACGAAGACTTCTCGAGGGAAGACAGAGATGATAAAATTTCTATTCACGATAACGATAGAAAAATTAGAGTGCGTACAGCGTTGAGCGAGGAACAGCAAGCGGTTTTAAAAGAACACTATGCTGTCAACCCGCGACCTAACCGCGAGGAGTTTAAAAAGATTGCCCAACAAATTGGCTTGGACAATAGAGTTGTACAAgtttggtttcaaaataaccgAGCAAGAGTACGAAGAATGACCCAAACAATGGCCGCATCAGACCAACCTCTCgatttatctacaaaaaaatctaCCCAATCGGTAACTTCTAGTCCCACCCCTTCACCACCGTGTAGCATTTCTGTAACACATTCCGATTCCGAGGAGGCGGTGAACCTGAGTCAGAAATCATCACGTAGCACGACGCCGCATCACGCCAATTTTTTGCCCACGTATCCACATTCCAACTGTTCGTCATCTTCCCTCACCGATTTCAGATTATCTCCTTCCCCTGGCGAACCTATAAATGGACATAAAAGATTGTTGCCACAAAAAATGTCCATCAATCCTTTGATGCCGATGGATAAGCTTCTGCAATTTAACGATATGGCTCGATCTCCTCTGCTAAACATGTCGATGGCGTCGGATATTAACCGCCAGACGACTAGTCCCTCATACGAGCGTCCTCTGTGGGGAGATGACAGACAAACACCGAACGAATTCGATGACGAAGCAACAGTACTTAAAAAGGGGAAACAGAAGCCGGGCGCAGATTACAAAGAAGGAGAAGGGCAGTTTGTATGTGACCAGTGTGACAAGACCTTTGTGAAGCAAAGCTCTCTTGCGAGGCATAAATATGAACATTCAg GTCAACGCCCATACAAATGCGTGGAGTGCCCAAAGGCGTTCAAACACAAACACCATCTAACGGAACACAAGCGGCTTCACACAGGGGAAAAGCCATTCCAGTGCTGCAAGTGCTTCAAGAAGTTCTCTCACTCAGGCTCATACAGCCAGCACATGAACCATCGCTTTGCGATATGTAAGCCCTACAGAGACTAG